A window of the Dongshaea marina genome harbors these coding sequences:
- a CDS encoding PD-(D/E)XK nuclease family protein, whose amino-acid sequence MERALHELANKHPEIEVSEPQLTEIPALQWDDALPEQEYAAKHVSESLIRRLGDRWDIGSYSSLAHGQSGAERPFDWKLIDAESFVGDAGSEQSQEPSLQLPRGARFGTFLHSIFEEIDFAISGPKLREYLLQKLASEGMEPELCEPMAQMVEGVLHCPLQSGLSLAALPSEDRLVEMEFWLPVAELDARSLSQLCRRYDPLSREGEGLSFRQLKGMLKGFIDLTFRFEGRYYLLDYKSNYLGDEEEAYHPDRLGEAMLAHRYDLQYQLYALALHRMLKQRIADYDFERHFGGVYYLFARGMTPNHPELGVFHCRPCAELVEGLDALFAGAELGEV is encoded by the coding sequence TTGGAGCGGGCTCTGCATGAGCTGGCCAATAAGCATCCCGAGATCGAGGTGAGTGAACCTCAGCTCACGGAGATCCCTGCTCTACAGTGGGATGATGCGCTCCCGGAGCAGGAGTATGCGGCCAAGCATGTGAGTGAATCTCTGATCAGGCGTCTTGGGGATCGCTGGGATATCGGCTCTTACTCATCCCTGGCCCATGGTCAGAGTGGTGCGGAGCGCCCCTTTGACTGGAAGCTGATCGATGCTGAATCATTTGTCGGGGATGCCGGTAGTGAACAGAGCCAGGAGCCATCGTTGCAGTTGCCGCGAGGAGCCCGATTCGGCACCTTTTTGCACTCTATTTTTGAAGAGATAGATTTTGCGATCTCCGGCCCTAAGCTTCGGGAGTATCTGCTGCAAAAGCTTGCCAGTGAAGGGATGGAGCCAGAGTTGTGCGAGCCGATGGCACAGATGGTGGAGGGGGTGTTGCACTGTCCTTTGCAATCTGGACTGAGCCTGGCTGCGCTTCCGAGTGAAGATCGCCTGGTTGAGATGGAGTTCTGGCTGCCGGTTGCTGAACTTGATGCGCGTTCACTGAGCCAGCTGTGTCGCCGCTATGATCCCCTGTCCCGAGAGGGTGAGGGGCTGAGCTTTCGTCAGCTCAAGGGGATGCTCAAGGGGTTTATCGATCTGACGTTCCGCTTTGAGGGGCGCTATTACCTGCTTGATTATAAGTCGAACTACCTGGGCGACGAAGAGGAGGCGTATCACCCGGACAGACTGGGGGAGGCGATGCTGGCGCACCGTTACGATCTCCAGTATCAGCTGTATGCCCTGGCTCTGCACCGGATGCTCAAACAGCGAATCGCCGACTATGATTTTGAGCGCCATTTTGGCGGTGTTTATTACCTGTTTGCCCGGGGGATGACCCCCAATCACCCCGAGCTCGGAGTTTTTCACTGTCGTCCCTGTGCAGAGCTGGTGGAAGGATTGGATGCACTGTTTGCCGGAGCCGAGTTGGGAGAGGTTTAG
- the recD gene encoding exodeoxyribonuclease V subunit alpha, which produces MWEILENLCREQRLQWVDLHFARFCLQFESREPLLVLAALVSRELSRGHVCLKLTKLKPFCTEYPELEPWLGEISGSSMFADSLLLAEHGPLCFEFERLYLRRYRNYEQSIADFLLEASGDAASIDIHDSLQRLFAKDSNRLWQQLQKLRLEGALESAQVCSLLDIVEPERVAMPELLEQLNRAGGPADLESLLRQLDPGACFDGQQVGAAVATRQRFTLISGGPGTGKTTTVVKLLALYIEQQRSLGSEPLIRMVAPTGKAAARLSESVGMALDTLPLNDDVRQLLPRQASTIHRLLGVVPHQQGFRHNRDNPLHLDLLVVDEASMVDLAMMAKLIDALPRGARLILLGDRDQLASVEAGAVLADIFSFAEAGYSPQQVEWLNRQTGFSLKPGSRSLSPIQDSLCLLNKSYRFDQHSGIGQLARAVNSGSATQLESVLGRGFSDISVYSLGGAQLLAQTVHGYRPYLQRMPDTAQDESRIRELLSAYQGFRVLVALREGPFGLNTINQQVEQQLTKAGLIRPEAGREWYEGRPVMIERNDHGLGLYNGDIGICLKDSQEKLRVYFEMADGKLRSFLPGRLPEHTTAYAMTIHKSQGSEFAEVLMLLPPRRALC; this is translated from the coding sequence ATGTGGGAGATTCTTGAAAACTTATGTCGTGAACAGAGACTGCAGTGGGTCGATCTACATTTTGCCAGGTTCTGCCTGCAGTTTGAGTCCAGGGAGCCGCTACTGGTGTTGGCGGCTCTGGTCAGCCGGGAGCTGTCCCGTGGCCATGTCTGCCTGAAGCTGACAAAGCTTAAGCCGTTTTGCACAGAGTACCCCGAGCTTGAACCCTGGCTCGGTGAGATCTCAGGTTCATCGATGTTTGCCGATTCACTGCTGCTGGCTGAACATGGCCCTCTGTGTTTTGAATTTGAGCGATTGTACCTGCGCCGCTATCGCAACTATGAGCAATCGATCGCCGATTTTTTATTAGAGGCATCCGGGGATGCAGCCAGTATCGATATTCATGACAGCCTGCAGCGACTGTTTGCCAAAGATAGCAACAGGTTATGGCAGCAGTTACAAAAGTTGCGTCTGGAAGGGGCCCTGGAGTCTGCCCAGGTGTGTTCGCTGTTGGATATCGTTGAGCCCGAGCGGGTTGCTATGCCTGAGTTACTGGAGCAGCTCAACCGGGCGGGCGGCCCTGCAGATCTCGAGAGCCTGCTCCGGCAGCTCGATCCTGGAGCCTGTTTTGACGGACAGCAGGTTGGAGCCGCGGTGGCGACCCGTCAGCGCTTTACCCTGATCTCTGGAGGACCCGGCACCGGAAAAACCACGACTGTGGTCAAGTTGCTGGCTCTGTATATTGAGCAGCAGCGTAGCCTGGGCAGCGAGCCCCTGATCCGTATGGTTGCTCCTACCGGAAAGGCTGCGGCTCGCCTGAGCGAGTCCGTTGGGATGGCCCTGGATACACTGCCTCTGAATGATGATGTTCGCCAGCTCCTGCCAAGGCAGGCCAGCACCATTCACCGCCTGCTGGGTGTAGTTCCCCATCAGCAGGGGTTTCGTCATAACAGGGATAACCCCCTGCACCTTGATCTATTGGTGGTGGATGAGGCCTCCATGGTGGATCTGGCGATGATGGCTAAGCTTATCGATGCTCTTCCCCGGGGAGCCCGGCTTATCCTGCTGGGAGATAGAGATCAGTTAGCTTCGGTCGAGGCTGGTGCTGTATTGGCGGATATTTTCAGTTTTGCCGAGGCGGGTTACAGCCCGCAGCAGGTTGAGTGGTTAAACCGGCAAACCGGTTTTTCGCTAAAGCCTGGATCCCGGAGCCTTAGTCCGATTCAGGATAGCCTGTGTCTGCTCAATAAGAGTTACCGTTTTGATCAACATTCCGGGATTGGACAGCTGGCCCGAGCGGTGAACTCAGGAAGTGCGACACAGCTGGAGTCGGTTCTTGGCAGAGGCTTTTCAGATATCTCAGTTTACTCGCTTGGCGGTGCTCAGCTGCTGGCTCAGACGGTGCATGGATATCGGCCTTACCTGCAGCGGATGCCAGATACGGCTCAGGATGAGAGCAGGATCCGTGAGTTATTGAGCGCTTATCAGGGGTTTCGGGTGCTGGTGGCCTTGCGCGAGGGCCCCTTTGGTTTAAACACCATTAATCAGCAGGTCGAGCAGCAGCTGACCAAGGCTGGTTTGATCCGTCCCGAAGCCGGACGGGAGTGGTATGAGGGGCGGCCTGTGATGATTGAGCGTAATGATCATGGACTGGGACTTTACAACGGTGATATAGGGATCTGCCTCAAAGACTCCCAGGAGAAGCTCAGGGTGTACTTTGAGATGGCGGATGGCAAGCTGCGCTCTTTTTTACCAGGGAGACTGCCGGAGCATACCACAGCCTACGCGATGACGATTCATAAGTCCCAGGGATCTGAGTTCGCTGAGGTGTTGATGCTACTCCCCCCAAGGAGGGCTCTTTGTTGA
- a CDS encoding O-antigen ligase family protein, which produces MSGSPLFSPRALFVGCLSLYLLIGVHFYMANPGGSGLYLPYNIVGWCFVSLLISFGCWQLVRTRELIISPLHLLGWLAFILLCIPIAYPNVLNIDYALPRLLGLGGGLALYFALLQFRFTPAQLRSGLYLVLGCAAIELVLGMVQYFVLTPGNWLGYNTLANRPYGIFQQPNVMASFVATSLGISLYLCGQLPGKQLKLWQLMLHGWVIIAGVLLLVVLQSRTGQAGGILAVVLLLPLVVKKAPVRARNWLFAALLGIGLGIASYYGVAGSKRPDTIYTQPGLRAVIYSQSIDLFTEQPWLGAGYGNFERAFVLHYAKSPDRKPEDAQILQGLTYPHDELLYWAVEGGSFLLWGSCW; this is translated from the coding sequence GTGTCCGGGTCACCTCTGTTCTCTCCCCGAGCTCTGTTTGTCGGTTGCTTATCCCTCTATCTGCTGATCGGAGTGCATTTTTACATGGCCAACCCGGGCGGCTCCGGGCTCTATCTTCCCTACAATATTGTCGGCTGGTGTTTTGTTTCTCTGTTGATTAGTTTTGGTTGCTGGCAGTTGGTTCGCACGCGTGAGCTGATTATCAGCCCCCTACATCTTCTGGGCTGGCTTGCCTTTATCTTGCTGTGTATCCCCATCGCCTATCCCAATGTTTTGAATATCGATTATGCCCTGCCAAGACTCCTAGGCCTGGGCGGCGGACTAGCCCTGTATTTTGCTCTGCTACAGTTTCGTTTTACCCCGGCGCAGCTTCGCTCCGGGCTCTACCTGGTTCTGGGATGTGCTGCGATCGAGTTAGTGTTGGGAATGGTGCAATATTTTGTCCTCACTCCGGGAAACTGGCTTGGCTATAACACCCTGGCTAACCGTCCCTATGGGATTTTTCAGCAGCCCAATGTCATGGCAAGCTTTGTAGCCACCTCATTGGGGATTAGCCTTTACCTGTGTGGTCAGCTCCCGGGAAAGCAGCTGAAACTGTGGCAGCTAATGTTGCACGGCTGGGTGATTATTGCCGGGGTCCTGTTGCTGGTGGTTTTGCAATCACGTACCGGTCAGGCGGGCGGGATCCTGGCTGTCGTACTGCTACTGCCTTTGGTTGTGAAAAAAGCACCAGTCCGGGCGCGTAACTGGCTGTTTGCGGCTCTGCTGGGTATAGGATTGGGGATCGCAAGCTACTATGGGGTGGCCGGGAGTAAGCGTCCGGATACCATCTATACTCAGCCAGGTTTGCGAGCCGTGATCTATAGCCAAAGTATTGATCTTTTCACAGAGCAGCCCTGGCTTGGGGCTGGCTATGGGAACTTTGAGCGAGCCTTTGTGCTTCATTATGCGAAGAGTCCTGATCGCAAGCCTGAGGATGCGCAGATACTTCAGGGGCTAACCTATCCACATGATGAGCTTCTTTACTGGGCTGTTGAGGGGGGATCGTTCCTCTTGTGGGGATCTTGCTGGTGA
- a CDS encoding Wzy polymerase domain-containing protein — MIAGVIILVWRSPWRQGLGYLGLLAPLCLHALTEFPFYISLVHWVLFVGLLYLLDRRLGDSRCIPCSATLLPGVFGWLLPLLVIPFMLTTLQAAYLVTRYEKGGGKEPYLLTEVINPVGWAERFTYDSMLLRLKSGEVTGNHEDLRAYYLWAQKFVLHRPRMAVYYNMVLALQHLGDERQAKRLLAYSRWLFMDDPMFDRLLRSGAQPVFDQLKLEHWQLPCGAKFPFSRMECEVTQLGLMFVRDEFNLNEKDSWMRRENL, encoded by the coding sequence GTGATTGCTGGTGTTATCATTCTGGTTTGGCGTTCTCCCTGGCGGCAGGGGCTTGGATATCTGGGGTTACTGGCCCCGCTCTGTCTTCATGCTTTGACTGAGTTTCCCTTTTACATCTCATTGGTTCACTGGGTACTGTTTGTGGGTCTGCTCTACCTTTTGGATCGGCGTTTGGGAGATTCGCGGTGTATTCCCTGTTCGGCAACCCTGCTTCCCGGAGTGTTTGGCTGGCTACTTCCTTTGCTGGTTATTCCCTTTATGCTGACAACCCTGCAAGCGGCTTACCTGGTGACCCGCTATGAGAAGGGCGGAGGGAAAGAGCCTTATCTTCTGACTGAGGTGATCAACCCTGTGGGCTGGGCCGAACGTTTTACCTATGACAGCATGTTGCTGCGTTTAAAGTCGGGTGAGGTCACCGGCAATCATGAGGATCTTCGCGCTTATTACCTCTGGGCTCAGAAGTTTGTTTTACACAGGCCACGCATGGCGGTGTATTACAATATGGTCCTTGCCCTGCAGCACTTGGGAGATGAGCGACAGGCAAAGCGTCTGTTGGCTTACTCCCGCTGGTTGTTTATGGATGATCCCATGTTTGATCGCCTGTTAAGGAGTGGGGCTCAGCCCGTATTTGATCAACTGAAGCTCGAACATTGGCAGCTCCCCTGCGGCGCAAAGTTTCCATTCAGCCGGATGGAATGTGAGGTGACTCAATTGGGCTTGATGTTTGTCCGCGATGAATTCAATCTTAATGAGAAAGACTCATGGATGAGGAGAGAAAACCTATGA
- a CDS encoding PglL family O-oligosaccharyltransferase, with amino-acid sequence MMIGAGDRLKQAFMICFSLYLVLGMHFFMHNQGGAGLYLSFNTASWLFIPILIGFGLWRVTQTKELVISRFHLLSWLFFLLLFIPLFYPNADQRGFVFPRFLALAAGLLFYFALLQFRFSASERRAGLYLILVAVAIESAFGLVQYFLLTPDNWIGYNTLANRPYGIFQQRTVMASFLASGMVVSLFLCSQLPGRKLALWQRLLHLFVILAGACLLVVLQSRTGQLGAVIGSLLLLPLAWRRSRRRTVTWVSVAVFGVLLGLASFYGISSDKRGELYYQPGVRSTIYQQTWQMMKEHPLLGVGYGGYERAFLDHYAKDLGRDPKEAQVLTLLDHPHNELMFWATEGGVIPILGFVMLALAYLWMLRRGPWRQSLGLLGVLFPLLLHTQTEYPFYSSITHWILFLVFLYMADIRLGKIQGHLCRPVLLLRTLAILIPLLVVPFMLTTLHTNYIVTKYEREGYQQPMLLKKIINPIAWISQIEYDLNNLRLYHGLKTGDKKELQAYYDWASHYVNHRPRSYLYYNMAVSLYHQDHPKRAEKLYQYARYLYSGDPKFAPPTLRQAIEIRKAEQKARKEAKKAKLAGSVSLATSSSVR; translated from the coding sequence ATGATGATTGGTGCGGGTGATCGGCTCAAACAAGCCTTTATGATCTGCTTTTCCCTTTATCTTGTGCTGGGAATGCATTTTTTTATGCATAACCAGGGGGGAGCCGGGCTCTACCTCTCCTTTAATACCGCGAGTTGGTTATTTATTCCGATCCTGATCGGATTTGGCTTATGGCGGGTGACTCAGACAAAAGAGCTGGTTATATCAAGGTTTCATCTGCTGAGCTGGCTGTTTTTTCTGTTGCTGTTTATCCCGCTTTTTTATCCCAACGCTGACCAGCGGGGCTTTGTTTTTCCGAGGTTTCTCGCATTAGCTGCAGGTCTGCTGTTTTACTTTGCGCTGCTGCAGTTTCGTTTTAGTGCATCAGAGCGACGGGCCGGGCTCTATCTCATCCTGGTTGCGGTTGCGATTGAATCAGCATTTGGGCTGGTTCAATACTTTTTACTGACGCCAGACAACTGGATTGGCTATAACACCCTCGCCAACCGTCCCTATGGGATCTTTCAGCAGCGCACCGTGATGGCAAGCTTTTTGGCGAGCGGTATGGTTGTTAGCCTGTTTCTGTGTAGTCAGCTTCCCGGGCGAAAACTGGCGCTGTGGCAGAGGTTGCTTCATCTGTTTGTCATCCTGGCGGGAGCCTGCTTGCTGGTGGTTCTTCAGTCCCGTACCGGCCAACTGGGTGCAGTGATCGGCTCTTTACTCCTGCTGCCTCTGGCCTGGCGCAGATCCAGGCGGCGTACAGTGACCTGGGTCAGTGTGGCTGTGTTTGGGGTTCTGCTAGGTCTTGCCTCCTTCTATGGTATTTCGAGTGATAAGCGTGGAGAGCTTTATTATCAACCCGGGGTGCGCAGTACCATCTATCAGCAAACCTGGCAGATGATGAAGGAGCATCCGTTGCTTGGTGTGGGCTATGGTGGGTATGAGCGAGCGTTTCTTGACCATTATGCCAAGGATCTTGGACGAGATCCTAAAGAGGCCCAGGTCTTAACCCTGTTGGATCATCCACATAATGAACTGATGTTCTGGGCAACCGAGGGGGGAGTGATCCCTATCCTTGGATTTGTGATGTTAGCGCTGGCTTATTTGTGGATGCTCAGGCGTGGTCCGTGGCGACAGAGTCTGGGTCTGTTAGGAGTTCTCTTTCCGCTGTTGCTGCATACCCAAACCGAGTATCCCTTCTACTCCTCCATAACCCACTGGATCCTGTTCCTGGTATTTCTCTATATGGCCGACATACGGCTGGGCAAGATTCAGGGTCATCTGTGCCGACCCGTGTTGCTACTGCGGACTCTGGCGATCTTGATCCCTTTGCTGGTGGTTCCCTTCATGCTGACGACCCTGCATACCAACTACATAGTGACCAAATATGAACGTGAGGGGTATCAGCAACCGATGCTACTCAAGAAGATCATCAACCCGATCGCCTGGATATCCCAGATTGAGTATGATCTGAATAATCTTCGTCTCTATCATGGACTCAAGACCGGAGATAAGAAGGAGCTGCAGGCTTACTATGACTGGGCCAGTCACTATGTGAATCACAGGCCAAGATCGTATCTCTATTACAACATGGCCGTTTCCCTCTATCACCAGGATCACCCCAAGCGGGCCGAGAAGCTATATCAATATGCCCGCTATCTTTATTCGGGGGATCCTAAGTTTGCACCTCCGACCCTGCGTCAGGCCATTGAGATCAGAAAGGCAGAGCAGAAAGCCCGTAAGGAAGCGAAAAAGGCGAAACTGGCAGGCTCAGTATCCCTGGCAACCTCCTCGTCAGTTCGCTGA
- a CDS encoding substrate-binding periplasmic protein, with translation MKTRWLVLFSCPLLLYNSLTMADTELKFATQEFAPFSYTIGSRISGPVVEIIKKVCDINKFKCSFKVLPWSRATRYVEVGLMNGLFVIGWSQERAQWLYFSPALVRTEYGVFVQKDNPLNYHKASDLKDYTVGVYGPSNTANALEALKRQNNQIKIDMNPHDEFPFKKLSVGRVDAVYSNKDAGLALIYKLGLNNIRYAGRDKTLDYHIGFSKRLTPKPVVDQFNRTLATLYQAGYIQGHLPNTP, from the coding sequence ATGAAAACTCGCTGGTTGGTCCTGTTTAGCTGCCCTCTGCTCCTTTATAACAGCTTAACCATGGCAGACACCGAGCTTAAGTTTGCCACCCAGGAGTTTGCTCCCTTTAGCTATACCATAGGCTCCAGGATCTCAGGCCCCGTGGTAGAGATTATCAAAAAAGTATGTGATATCAATAAGTTCAAATGCTCCTTCAAGGTTTTACCCTGGTCCAGAGCCACACGCTATGTCGAAGTCGGGTTGATGAACGGCCTGTTTGTGATCGGCTGGAGCCAGGAAAGAGCGCAATGGCTCTATTTTAGCCCGGCACTGGTACGCACCGAGTATGGAGTGTTTGTCCAAAAGGATAATCCCCTGAACTACCATAAGGCCTCAGATCTGAAGGACTACACCGTGGGTGTCTATGGTCCCTCCAATACAGCCAATGCTCTTGAGGCCCTGAAACGTCAGAATAATCAGATCAAGATAGACATGAATCCTCACGATGAATTCCCTTTTAAAAAGCTCTCCGTTGGCCGGGTCGATGCGGTCTATTCCAACAAGGATGCCGGACTCGCCCTCATCTATAAGCTTGGGCTCAACAACATTCGTTATGCCGGCAGGGACAAGACCCTCGACTACCACATCGGCTTTTCTAAGCGATTAACCCCTAAACCCGTTGTGGATCAATTTAACCGTACCCTGGCCACCCTATACCAGGCAGGCTATATCCAGGGGCATTTGCCAAATACACCATGA
- the uvrA gene encoding excinuclease ABC subunit UvrA, which yields MDTIEIRGARTHNLKDVNLTIPRDKLVVITGLSGSGKSSLAFDTLYAEGQRRYVESLSAYARQFLSLMDKPDVDHIEGLSPAISIEQKSTSHNPRSTVGTITEIYDYLRLLFARVGTPYCPTHHLPLEAQTVSQMVDQVLAMPEGERMMLLAPVVRNRKGEHQKLLDDLSAQGFIRARIDGEVCDLSDPPPLVLHKKHTIEVVVDRFKIRDDIQQRLAESFETTLGLTGGLATVLSMDTEDPEPLLFSANFACPECGYSVSELEPRIFSFNNPAGACPECDGLGVQQFFDPQKIVVNPELSLAGGAIRGWDRRSFYYYQMLSSVAEHYGFELETPFDNLTDDAKNKVLFGSGDHKIEFKYRNDRGDVVVRNHPFEGVVNNMERRYRDTESNSIREELSRYITNCACSHCKGSRLKEAARHVFIDSTTLPAITRMSIAEAEQFFQKLALSGQRAKIAEKILKEIGLRLGFLVNVGLDYLSLSRSAETLSGGEAQRIRLASQIGAGLVGVMYVLDEPSIGLHQRDNERLLKTLTHLRDLGNTVIVVEHDEDAIRQADFVIDIGPGAGVHGGEIVAHGSIEDVIANPRSITGSYLSGRQSIEVPAQRHPPKEQWVTLSGATGNNLKQVQLKIPLGLITCVTGVSGSGKSTLINDTLYKIAHLQLNKATTSEPAPYQSIEGLEQLDKVVDIDQSPIGRTPRSNPATYTGIFTPIRELFSGTQESRSRGYKPGRFSFNVKGGRCEACQGDGVIKVEMHFLPDVYVPCDVCKGKRYNRETLEVRYKGKNIHEVLEMTVEDARAFFEAIPALARKLQTLIDVGLSYIRLGQAATTLSGGEAQRVKLARELSRRDTGKTLYILDEPTTGLHFHDIQQLLNVLHRLRDHGNTVVIIEHNLDVIKTADWLVDLGPEGGSGGGEILVAGTPETVTECERSYTGQFLKPLLNKG from the coding sequence ATGGACACAATCGAGATCCGTGGCGCACGTACCCACAACCTCAAAGACGTGAACCTCACCATTCCACGGGATAAGCTGGTAGTGATCACTGGCCTGTCAGGCTCAGGTAAGTCTTCACTGGCCTTTGATACCCTCTATGCAGAGGGACAACGCCGCTATGTGGAATCACTCTCAGCCTATGCCCGGCAATTCCTCTCCCTGATGGATAAACCGGATGTCGATCATATTGAGGGTTTATCTCCAGCAATCTCTATTGAGCAGAAATCCACCTCCCATAACCCGCGATCAACCGTTGGTACCATCACAGAGATCTACGATTACCTGCGCCTGCTGTTCGCCCGGGTCGGCACTCCCTACTGCCCGACTCATCACCTGCCGCTCGAAGCCCAGACGGTCAGCCAGATGGTCGATCAGGTGCTGGCGATGCCGGAGGGGGAGCGGATGATGCTGCTCGCTCCCGTAGTACGCAACCGTAAGGGGGAACATCAGAAGCTACTGGATGATCTCAGCGCCCAGGGTTTTATCCGGGCCCGCATTGATGGTGAGGTATGCGATCTTTCCGATCCTCCCCCCCTGGTGCTTCACAAGAAACACACCATTGAGGTGGTGGTCGATCGTTTTAAGATCCGTGATGATATTCAGCAGCGGCTGGCCGAATCCTTTGAGACCACCCTGGGTCTGACCGGCGGCCTGGCAACCGTGCTGTCGATGGACACCGAAGATCCTGAGCCTCTGCTATTTTCCGCCAATTTTGCCTGCCCCGAATGTGGCTACAGTGTGTCAGAGCTCGAGCCCAGGATTTTCTCCTTTAATAACCCGGCCGGCGCCTGTCCCGAGTGTGATGGCCTAGGGGTTCAGCAGTTTTTTGACCCCCAGAAGATAGTCGTCAATCCGGAGCTCAGCCTGGCTGGAGGCGCGATCCGCGGCTGGGATCGCCGCAGTTTCTATTACTACCAGATGCTCAGCTCGGTTGCCGAGCATTATGGCTTTGAGCTGGAAACGCCGTTTGACAATCTCACAGATGACGCAAAAAACAAGGTACTGTTTGGCTCCGGCGATCACAAGATTGAGTTTAAATACCGCAATGACCGCGGGGATGTAGTGGTGCGTAATCACCCCTTTGAGGGGGTGGTAAACAACATGGAGCGCCGCTACCGGGATACCGAGTCCAACTCAATCCGTGAAGAGCTGTCCCGCTACATCACCAATTGCGCCTGTTCGCACTGTAAGGGAAGCCGCCTGAAAGAGGCGGCACGCCATGTCTTCATCGACAGTACCACTTTGCCCGCCATCACCCGGATGTCGATCGCCGAAGCAGAGCAGTTTTTTCAGAAGCTAGCTCTGAGTGGCCAGCGGGCCAAGATCGCCGAGAAAATCCTCAAGGAGATCGGGCTGCGCCTTGGTTTTCTGGTCAATGTCGGACTCGATTACCTGAGCCTGTCACGCAGCGCAGAAACCCTATCGGGAGGAGAGGCGCAGCGAATTCGCCTGGCCAGCCAGATCGGTGCCGGCCTGGTTGGGGTGATGTATGTGCTGGATGAACCCTCAATCGGACTGCATCAAAGGGATAACGAGCGGCTCCTCAAAACTCTGACCCATCTGCGGGATCTCGGGAATACCGTAATCGTGGTTGAGCATGATGAAGATGCGATCCGCCAGGCTGACTTTGTCATCGACATAGGTCCGGGCGCCGGGGTCCACGGTGGCGAGATTGTCGCTCATGGCAGCATCGAGGATGTGATCGCCAACCCCCGCTCTATCACGGGCAGCTACCTCAGCGGGCGTCAAAGCATTGAGGTTCCGGCCCAGCGCCACCCGCCCAAAGAGCAATGGGTCACCCTGAGCGGCGCGACCGGCAATAACCTCAAACAGGTTCAACTTAAGATCCCGCTGGGGCTGATTACCTGTGTCACCGGGGTCTCCGGCTCAGGAAAATCGACCCTGATCAACGATACCCTGTACAAGATTGCCCACCTGCAGCTGAATAAGGCGACCACCAGTGAACCGGCGCCCTACCAGAGCATCGAGGGGCTGGAGCAGCTGGATAAGGTGGTCGATATCGATCAGAGCCCGATCGGCCGCACCCCACGCTCCAACCCGGCCACCTATACCGGGATCTTCACCCCGATCCGCGAACTGTTCTCCGGAACCCAGGAGTCCCGCTCCCGGGGTTATAAGCCCGGACGCTTCTCATTTAACGTCAAGGGAGGACGCTGTGAGGCCTGCCAGGGCGATGGCGTAATTAAGGTCGAGATGCACTTCCTCCCCGATGTCTACGTGCCCTGTGATGTCTGTAAGGGCAAGCGTTACAACCGGGAAACCCTGGAGGTTCGCTACAAGGGCAAAAACATCCATGAGGTTCTGGAGATGACGGTCGAAGATGCCCGCGCATTTTTTGAGGCGATCCCGGCCCTGGCCCGTAAACTCCAGACCCTGATCGATGTAGGGCTCTCCTATATTCGTCTCGGGCAGGCTGCCACCACCCTGTCCGGGGGAGAGGCTCAAAGGGTCAAGCTGGCGCGGGAGCTCTCACGCCGCGATACGGGAAAAACCCTGTATATCCTGGATGAACCCACCACAGGCTTACACTTTCACGATATCCAGCAGCTGCTGAATGTCCTGCATCGACTACGTGATCATGGGAATACAGTGGTGATCATTGAGCACAACCTGGATGTGATCAAGACTGCCGACTGGCTGGTGGATCTCGGACCTGAAGGCGGCTCCGGCGGCGGCGAGATCCTGGTGGCCGGTACGCCTGAAACCGTCACCGAGTGTGAACGCTCCTATACGGGACAGTTCCTCAAGCCTCTGCTGAATAAGGGATAG
- the ssb gene encoding single-stranded DNA-binding protein, protein MASRGVNKVILIGNLGQDPEVRYMPNGNAVANITVATSETWRDKQTGEQKEQTEWHRVTLYRRLAEIAGEYLRKGSKVYLEGRLQTRKWQDQSGQDRYTTEIVANEMQMLDSRGQGASNGNGFSQSAPQHQNNNWGQQAPQQPSAAQQAPMQQNSWGQQPAQPQSRPAAPQAPAKPQQQNAQSYNEPPMDFDDDIPF, encoded by the coding sequence ATGGCCAGTCGGGGCGTCAATAAAGTGATTCTTATCGGAAATCTGGGGCAAGACCCGGAGGTCCGTTACATGCCTAACGGCAATGCGGTAGCAAATATCACGGTAGCAACTTCAGAGACCTGGCGTGATAAGCAAACCGGTGAGCAAAAAGAGCAGACGGAGTGGCACCGGGTTACTCTGTATCGCCGCCTGGCTGAAATTGCGGGTGAATACCTGCGTAAAGGTTCCAAAGTTTATCTGGAAGGACGCCTGCAGACGCGTAAGTGGCAGGATCAGAGTGGCCAGGATCGCTATACGACAGAGATCGTTGCCAATGAGATGCAGATGCTGGATAGTCGTGGCCAGGGCGCTTCCAACGGCAACGGCTTTAGCCAGAGCGCTCCTCAGCATCAAAATAATAACTGGGGACAACAGGCTCCTCAGCAGCCATCTGCTGCACAGCAGGCTCCGATGCAGCAAAATAGCTGGGGGCAACAGCCCGCACAGCCTCAGAGCCGTCCGGCGGCTCCTCAGGCGCCAGCTAAGCCTCAGCAGCAGAATGCTCAGAGCTATAATGAGCCACCGATGGATTTTGATGATGACATTCCGTTCTGA